Proteins encoded within one genomic window of Diorhabda sublineata isolate icDioSubl1.1 chromosome 1, icDioSubl1.1, whole genome shotgun sequence:
- the LOC130449269 gene encoding glucose dehydrogenase [FAD, quinone], with amino-acid sequence MSALAAIGQVANFAIGITTNPLTILGLVPVFAAGIAFMRYLAIDPEVHPTNTMHIRPQYDFIIIGGGSAGAVVASRLSEISNWTVLLIEAGGNENEVSDIPTLSGYLQMSEMDWMYQTSPPVDSPYCLAMLGDRCNWPRGKVLGGSSVLNAMIYIRGNSRDYDYWEEQGNPGWSYKKVLPYFLKSEDNRNPYLLKTPYHKSGGYLSVQESPWRTPLSIAFLQAGMELGYQNRDCNGEIQTGFMLAQGTIRRGSRCSTAKAFLRPVRNRSNLHIAMLAQVTKIKINPKTKEAYAVKLVRNNRPQTVRARREIILSAGAIGSPHILMLSGVGPKEHLESFNIPVLSDLKVGHNLQDHIGLGGLTFIIDDPLTVNRKRYQTMQVALEYIINEKGPLTSIGGVEGLAFVNTKYAPKSGLWPDVQFHFAPSSINSDPDQIRKITGLRDSIYNTVYKPLRNAETWTILPLLLRPKSTGWIKLKSKDPMVYPDINPNYFTHKEDVNVLIEGIRIALNVSATKAFQRFNSRPHQIPFPACGQYAFDTDEYWECALRHFTFTIYHPTSTCKMGPSTDPDAVVDPRLKVYGIKKLRVVDASIMPTIVSGNTNAPTIMIGEKASDMIKEDWGIEIQ; translated from the exons ATGTCGGCTTTAGCAGCTATAGGACAAGTAGCGAATTTTGCAATTGGGATTACCACGAATCCTTTGACGATATTAGGCTTAGTGCCTGTTTTTGCTGCAGGCATAGCATTCATGAGATATTTAGCTATAGACCCTGAAGTACATCCAACAAATACTATGCAc atcAGGCCTCAATACGACTTCATAATAATCGGAGGAGGTTCAGCTGGTGCCGTAGTCGCTTCCAGACTATCCGAAATCTCAAACTGGACGGTTTTACTCATCGAAGCAGGTGGTAACGAAAATGAAGTTTCCGATATACCAACTTTAAGTGGATATCTGCAAATGTCGGAAATGGATTGGATGTACCAGACTTCCCCTCCGGTGGATTCACCTTATTGTTTAGCGATGCTAGGGGATCGGTGTAATTGGCCAAGGGGTAAA GTACTTGGAGGTTCAAGTGTCTTGAACGCCATGATTTACATCAGAGGAAATAGTCGCGATTACGATTATTGGGAAGAACAAGGCAATCCTGGATGGtcttataaaaaagttttgccatattttttaaaatctgaagACAATAGAAATCCGTATTTGTTAAAAACACCGTATCATAAATCGGGAGGTTACTTGAGTGTACAAGAATCCCCTTGGAGGACTCCCCTATCGATAGCTTTCCTTCAAGCCGGAATGGAATTAGGTTACCAGAACAGAGATTGCAATGGAGAGATTCAAACTGGCTTTATGCTAGCACAAG GTACTATTCGGAGAGGTTCGAGATGCTCGACAGCCAAAGCGTTCCTAAGACCTGTTCGAAACAGATCGAATCTTCACATTGCCATGTTAGCTcaagtaacaaaaataaaaataaatccgAAAACTAAAGAAGCTTATGCTGTAAAATTGGTAAGGAATAATAGACCACAAACGGTTAGAGCTAGAAGGGAAATTATATTGAGTGCTGGTGCCATTGGAAGTCCTCATATCTTGATGCTGTCTGGTGTAG gACCAAAGGAGCATTTAGAATCCTTCAATATACCCGTATTAAGCGACTTGAAAGTTGGACATAATCTACAAGACCACATCGGGTTAGGTGGTTTGACTTTTATAATTGATGATCCGCTTACTGTTAATAGGAAACGTTATCAAACAATGCAGGTCGCTTTGGAATATATAATCAACGAAAAAGGACCTTTAACGTCAATAGGAGGTGTAGAAG GTTTGGCTTTTGTCAATACGAAATACGCTCCAAAATCCGGTCTATGGCCGGACGTGCAGTTCCATTTCGCTCCTAGCAGTATAAACTCGGACCCGgatcaaattagaaaaatcacagGACTACGAGATAGCATTTACAATACCGTTTATAAGCCTTTAAGAAATGCGGAAACTTGGACGATATTACCGCTTCTTCTGCGACCGAAAAGTACTGGATggattaaattaaaatctaaagaTCCCATGGTGTATCCAGATATAAATCCGAATTATTTCACACATAAAGAAGATGTGAACGTATTGATAGAAGGCATAAGGATAGCACTAAACGTATCTGCTACCAAAGCGTTCCAAAGATTCAATTCCAGACCACATCAAATTCCTTTTCCAG CTTGTGGTCAATACGCTTTCGATACTGACGAATATTGGGAATGTGCTTTACGTCATTTCACCTTTACCATATACCATCCGACGTCAACTTGTAAAATGGGACCATCTACGGATCCTGATGCCGTGGTAGATCCACGATTGAAAGTATACGGGATCAAGAAACTGAGAGTTGTTGATGCTTCTATAATGCCGACTATAGTAAGCGGTAATACAAATGCTCCAACAATTATGATTGGAGAGAAAGCTTCTGATATGATCAAGGAAGATTGGGGGATTGAAATTCAGTag
- the LOC130449237 gene encoding glucose dehydrogenase [FAD, quinone] isoform X3, whose translation MVFETLLVSTAVKTIGIVGSTLWLIPLILAGLSYVNYNKFDPETPIMEAQRIYRDYDFIVVGGGSAGAVVASRISEISKWKVLLLEAGFDENEVSDVPSLAAYLQLSKLDWSYKTEYTGRACLGMKNGQCNWPRGKVLGGSSVLNYMLYVRGNRNDYDMWEKLGNTGWNYENVLKYFIKSEDNRNPYLAKTAYHGTGGPLTIQESPWRTPLVVAFLEAGSEMGYPVRDINGADQAGFMIAQGTIRRGSRCSTAKAFLRPVKLRKNIDIALNAHVTRVLINPATMRAFGVEFVRNGKKQIVTAKKEVILSAGAINTPQIMLLSGLGPKAELTKHGIPVLRNLAVGENLQDHVAMGGLTFRVNKPVSIVQDRFQAITMTMQYVLHQKGPMTTLGGVEGLAFVNTKFGNRSWPDIQFHMAPASINSDAGAKVRKVLGITDELYNTVYKPIANKDVYTLMPLLLRPKSRGWVRLRNKNPFAPPLINANYFDHPDDIKILVEGAKIAMNISSTQAFQKFGSFLHNIPFPNCRQFEFTSDKYWECHIRTISMTIYHPVGTCKMGPSWDPEAVVDPRLRVYGVSGLRIIDASIMPTIPSGNTNAPTIMIGEKGADLIKEDWLNNNVIVN comes from the exons ATGGTATTCGAAACTCTTTTGGTATCGACGGCCGTAAAAACTATAGGAATAGTCGGTTCGACCCTTTGGCTTATACCTTTAATTTTGGCGGGACTTTCGTACgttaattataacaaattcgACCCCGAAACGCCTATTATGGAAGCTCAAAGGATTTACAGGGACTACGATTTCATTGTAGTCGGTGGAGGATCTGCAGGAGCAGTTGTGGCTTCCAGGATATCAGAAATATCCAAATGGAAA GTTCTTCTTCTAGAAGCTGGTTTCGATGAGAACGAAGTAAGTGATGTGCCATCCTTAGCTGCGTATTTACAATTATCGAAATTAGATTGGAGTTACAAAACTGAATACACCGGCAGGGCCTGTCTCGGAATGAAGAATGGCCAGTGCAATTGGCCCAGAGGAAAAGTACTCGGTGGATCGAGTGTCCTCAATTACATGTTATACGTCAGAGGCAACCGAAACGACTATGACATGTGGGAAAAATTAG gTAACACAGGATGGAATTacgaaaatgttctaaaatatttcataaaatcagAAGACAATAGAAATCCGTATTTAGCTAAAACTGCTTATCATGGTACAGGAGGACCGTTGACAATTCAAGAATCTCCTTGGAGAACTCCTTTAGTAGTGGCATTTCTAGAAGCAGGTTCCGAAATGGGTTATCCAGTAAGAGATATCAATGGAGCAGATCAAGCTGGATTTATGATAGCACAAGGAACAATAAGACGAG GTTCTAGATGCTCGACGGCGAAAGCTTTTTTAAGGCCAGTAAAGTTACGCAAAAATATAGACATAGCTTTGAATGCTCATGTCACAAGAGTCCTTATAAATCCTGCAACGATGAGGGCATTTGGTGTTGAATTCGTCAGGAATGGTAA GAAACAAATAGTCACAGCAAAAAAAGAGGTTATTCTATCTGCAGGAGCTATCAATACACCACAAATTATGTTACTATCTGGATTAGGACCGAAAGCAGAATTAACGAAGCACGGAATACCCGTACTTAGAAATCTGGCTGTAGGAGAAAATTTACAAGACCATGTCGCTATGGGGGGTTTAACGTTTAGAGTAAATAAACCAGTATCTATAGTACAAGATCGATTTCAAGCGATTACCATGACTATGCAGTACGTTCTGCATCAAAAAGGACCCATGACTACCTTGGGTGGTGTGGAAGGATTGGCATTTGTAAATACTAAATTCg GAAACCGATCTTGGCCAGACATCCAATTCCATATGGCGCCTGCTAGTATAAACTCAGACGCGGGGGCCAAAGTTCGCAAAGTTCTGGGTATTACGGACGAATTATATAACACGGTTTATAAACCCATAGCGAATAAGGACGTTTATACATTGATGCCGCTTCTTCTACGACCGAAATCCAGAGGATGGGTCCGACTGAGAAATAAAAATCCATTTGCTCCTCCATTGATTAACGCCAATTATTTCGATCATCCtgatgatattaaaatattagttgaag gtgCGAAAATTGCGATGAATATTAGTAGTACGCAGGCGTTCCAAAAATTCGGCAGCTTTTTGCACAACATCCCCTTTCCTAATTGTAGACAGTTTGAATTTACCAGTGACAAATATTGGGAGTGCCATATACGAACCATTTCGATGACCATTTATCATCCTGTGGGTACTTGTAAAATGGGACCATCTTGGGATCCAGAAGCTGTTGTAGATCCGAGATTAAGGGTTTACGGTGTCTCTGGATTGCGAATTATAGATGCTTCTATTATGCCAACAATACCTAGCGGTAATACGAACGCCCCTACGATAATGATTGGCGAGAAGGGTGCTGATTTGATTAAAGAAGATTGGttaaataataatgttattgttaattga
- the LOC130449237 gene encoding glucose dehydrogenase [FAD, quinone] isoform X2, which translates to MVFETLLVSTAVKTIGIVGSTLWLIPLILAGLSYVNYNKFDPETPIMEAQRIYRDYDFIVVGGGSAGAVVASRISEISKWKVLLLEAGFDENEVSDVPSLAAYLQLSKLDWSYKTEYTGRACLGMKNGQCNWPRGKVLGGSSVLNYMLYVRGNRNDYDMWEKLGNTGWNYENVLKYFIKSEDNRNPYLAKTAYHGTGGPLTIQESPWRTPLVVAFLEAGSEMGYPVRDINGADQAGFMIAQGTIRRGSRCSTAKAFLRPVKLRKNIDIALNAHVTRVLINPATMRAFGVEFVRNGRKQIVTAKKEVILSAGAINTPQIMLLSGLGPKAELTKHGIPVLRNLAVGENLQDHVAMGGLTFRVNKPVSIVQDRFQAITMTMQYVLHQKGPMTTLGGVEGLAFVNTKFGNRSWPDIQFHMAPASINSDAGAKVRKVLGITDELYNTVYKPIANKDVYTLMPLLLRPKSRGWVRLRNKNPFAPPLINANYFDHPDDIKILVEGAKIAMNISSTQAFQKFGSFLHNIPFPNCRQFEFTSDKYWECHIRTISMTIYHPVGTCKMGPSWDPEAVVDPRLRVYGVSGLRIIDASIMPTIPSGNTNAPTIMIGEKGADLIKEDWLNNNVIVN; encoded by the exons ATGGTATTCGAAACTCTTTTGGTATCGACGGCCGTAAAAACTATAGGAATAGTCGGTTCGACCCTTTGGCTTATACCTTTAATTTTGGCGGGACTTTCGTACgttaattataacaaattcgACCCCGAAACGCCTATTATGGAAGCTCAAAGGATTTACAGGGACTACGATTTCATTGTAGTCGGTGGAGGATCTGCAGGAGCAGTTGTGGCTTCCAGGATATCAGAAATATCCAAATGGAAA GTTCTTCTTCTAGAAGCTGGTTTCGATGAGAACGAAGTAAGTGATGTGCCATCCTTAGCTGCGTATTTACAATTATCGAAATTAGATTGGAGTTACAAAACTGAATACACCGGCAGGGCCTGTCTCGGAATGAAGAATGGCCAGTGCAATTGGCCCAGAGGAAAAGTACTCGGTGGATCGAGTGTCCTCAATTACATGTTATACGTCAGAGGCAACCGAAACGACTATGACATGTGGGAAAAATTAG gTAACACAGGATGGAATTacgaaaatgttctaaaatatttcataaaatcagAAGACAATAGAAATCCGTATTTAGCTAAAACTGCTTATCATGGTACAGGAGGACCGTTGACAATTCAAGAATCTCCTTGGAGAACTCCTTTAGTAGTGGCATTTCTAGAAGCAGGTTCCGAAATGGGTTATCCAGTAAGAGATATCAATGGAGCAGATCAAGCTGGATTTATGATAGCACAAGGAACAATAAGACGAG GTTCTAGATGCTCGACGGCGAAAGCTTTTTTAAGGCCAGTAAAGTTACGCAAAAATATAGACATAGCTTTGAATGCTCATGTCACAAGAGTCCTTATAAATCCTGCAACGATGAGGGCATTTGGTGTTGAATTCGTCAGGAATG GAAGGAAACAAATAGTCACAGCAAAAAAAGAGGTTATTCTATCTGCAGGAGCTATCAATACACCACAAATTATGTTACTATCTGGATTAGGACCGAAAGCAGAATTAACGAAGCACGGAATACCCGTACTTAGAAATCTGGCTGTAGGAGAAAATTTACAAGACCATGTCGCTATGGGGGGTTTAACGTTTAGAGTAAATAAACCAGTATCTATAGTACAAGATCGATTTCAAGCGATTACCATGACTATGCAGTACGTTCTGCATCAAAAAGGACCCATGACTACCTTGGGTGGTGTGGAAGGATTGGCATTTGTAAATACTAAATTCg GAAACCGATCTTGGCCAGACATCCAATTCCATATGGCGCCTGCTAGTATAAACTCAGACGCGGGGGCCAAAGTTCGCAAAGTTCTGGGTATTACGGACGAATTATATAACACGGTTTATAAACCCATAGCGAATAAGGACGTTTATACATTGATGCCGCTTCTTCTACGACCGAAATCCAGAGGATGGGTCCGACTGAGAAATAAAAATCCATTTGCTCCTCCATTGATTAACGCCAATTATTTCGATCATCCtgatgatattaaaatattagttgaag gtgCGAAAATTGCGATGAATATTAGTAGTACGCAGGCGTTCCAAAAATTCGGCAGCTTTTTGCACAACATCCCCTTTCCTAATTGTAGACAGTTTGAATTTACCAGTGACAAATATTGGGAGTGCCATATACGAACCATTTCGATGACCATTTATCATCCTGTGGGTACTTGTAAAATGGGACCATCTTGGGATCCAGAAGCTGTTGTAGATCCGAGATTAAGGGTTTACGGTGTCTCTGGATTGCGAATTATAGATGCTTCTATTATGCCAACAATACCTAGCGGTAATACGAACGCCCCTACGATAATGATTGGCGAGAAGGGTGCTGATTTGATTAAAGAAGATTGGttaaataataatgttattgttaattga